A genomic stretch from Caballeronia sp. LZ062 includes:
- the ggt gene encoding gamma-glutamyltransferase, producing the protein MPLKQQHRFRSLALTAAAVAAFSVAGFVETSPAYAKTADTQPQVLTASAVAVADKYAADTAEQIFKQGGNAVDAAVAIAFTLAVTYPEAGNIGGGGFMTLYVDHRPYFLDYRERAPISATRNMYLDDKGEVIKGMSLYGHRAVGVPGTVEGMWEAQKRFGKLKWKQVLAPAIRYAENGFVVDDQLIERRDRASKDFAGKTNFDLYFGSMKAGEVFKQPDLADTLQRISDKGAKGFYQGKTAELIATSMTGHGLITARDLKEYKAVWRQPVVASWNGYRVITAPPPSSGGVGLVQLLKMKADLKDKFDGVPLDSAQYIHLVAEIEKRVFADRAQYLGDPDFYKVPVAQLIDDDYILKRAQEVNPDAPSDTKSVQPGLGTSMPEKAETTHFSVVDKWGNAVSNTYTINGYFGAGVIAEGTGVVLNDEMDDFSAKPGVANMFGVVGSDANAIAPRKRPLSSMTPTILTKDDQVAMVIGTPGGSRIFTSIFQVLSNVYDFQMPLAEAVGATRFHHQLLPPNTIYQEPFHQLDPEAVKQLQAKGYTFSMQGFNGDIQAIRIKDETPEPMSDPRGRGVSRVIQ; encoded by the coding sequence ATGCCGTTGAAACAGCAACATCGCTTTCGGTCTCTCGCGCTGACAGCCGCTGCTGTCGCCGCGTTCAGCGTGGCCGGCTTCGTCGAAACGTCGCCGGCCTATGCGAAGACAGCGGACACGCAGCCGCAGGTGTTGACGGCGTCCGCCGTCGCCGTCGCGGACAAATACGCCGCCGATACGGCCGAGCAGATCTTCAAGCAAGGCGGCAACGCGGTCGATGCGGCGGTGGCCATCGCGTTCACGCTCGCGGTCACGTATCCGGAAGCAGGCAATATAGGCGGCGGCGGGTTCATGACGCTCTATGTGGACCATCGGCCGTATTTCCTCGACTATCGCGAGCGCGCGCCGATTTCCGCGACGCGCAACATGTATCTCGACGACAAGGGCGAAGTCATCAAGGGCATGAGCCTGTACGGGCATCGCGCGGTCGGCGTGCCGGGCACGGTCGAAGGTATGTGGGAAGCGCAGAAGCGTTTCGGCAAGCTGAAGTGGAAGCAGGTGCTCGCGCCCGCGATCCGGTATGCGGAGAACGGTTTCGTCGTCGACGATCAATTGATCGAGCGGCGCGACCGCGCGTCGAAGGACTTTGCGGGCAAGACGAACTTCGACCTCTACTTCGGCAGCATGAAGGCGGGCGAAGTCTTCAAGCAGCCGGATCTGGCGGACACGCTGCAGCGCATCTCCGACAAGGGCGCCAAAGGCTTCTATCAGGGCAAGACCGCCGAGCTGATCGCCACGTCCATGACCGGGCACGGCCTCATTACCGCGCGCGATCTCAAGGAGTACAAGGCGGTCTGGCGGCAGCCGGTGGTCGCGAGCTGGAACGGCTATCGCGTGATCACCGCGCCGCCGCCTAGTTCGGGCGGCGTCGGCCTCGTGCAGTTGCTGAAGATGAAGGCCGACCTGAAGGACAAATTCGACGGCGTGCCGCTGGACTCCGCGCAGTACATCCACCTCGTCGCGGAGATCGAGAAGCGCGTATTCGCCGACCGCGCGCAGTATCTCGGCGACCCCGACTTCTACAAGGTGCCGGTCGCGCAGTTGATCGACGACGACTACATCCTCAAGCGCGCTCAGGAAGTCAATCCGGACGCGCCGTCCGATACGAAGAGCGTGCAGCCGGGCCTCGGCACGTCGATGCCCGAAAAGGCCGAGACGACGCACTTCTCGGTCGTCGACAAGTGGGGCAACGCGGTGTCGAACACGTACACGATCAACGGCTACTTCGGCGCGGGCGTGATCGCGGAAGGCACGGGCGTCGTGCTGAACGACGAAATGGACGACTTCTCGGCGAAACCGGGCGTAGCGAACATGTTCGGCGTCGTGGGCAGCGATGCGAACGCCATCGCGCCGCGCAAACGCCCGCTTTCGTCGATGACGCCGACTATTCTCACGAAGGACGATCAGGTCGCGATGGTGATCGGCACGCCGGGCGGATCGCGCATCTTCACGTCGATCTTTCAGGTGCTCTCGAACGTGTACGACTTCCAGATGCCGCTGGCGGAAGCAGTCGGCGCGACGCGCTTTCACCATCAACTGCTGCCGCCGAACACGATCTATCAGGAGCCGTTCCATCAGCTCGATCCGGAGGCCGTGAAGCAGTTGCAGGCGAAGGGCTACACCTTTTCGATGCAGGGCTTCAACGGCGACATTCAGGCGATCCGCATCAAGGACGAGACGCCCGAGCCGATGTCCGACCCGCGCGGGCGCGGCGTGTCGCGTGTGATTCAGTGA
- a CDS encoding NCS2 family permease, with protein MLESPAQQLGDIAPVDREHDVQTVSGGALDHYFGISRSGSTPKREVVAGVTTFLAMVYSVFVVPGMLGKAGFDTSAVFVAVCLTTAFGSLLMGVWARLPIAIGCAISLTAFTAFGLVLGKGLSPAIALGAVFLMGVVFTAISVTGVRSWILRNLPTGVAHGTGIGIGLFLLLIASNDVGLIVKNPAPGMPVSLGHITALPVLMSVAGLAAIFGLERRRVPGGILLVVIGLSAIGLVIDPSVRFHGVFALPSLSAPGHASLIGAMDIKGALSMAVLPSVLALVMTAVFDATGTIRAVAGQAGQIDANGRIVNGGRALTADSISSIFSACFGGAPAAAYIESSVGVAAGAKTGLAASVVGVLFLAVMFLSPLASLVPSYATAPALMYVGLLMLGNVAKLHMDDTVDTMSGLVCAVFIVLTANIVTGIMLGFCTLVIGRVVAGEIRKLNVGTVAIAIALAVFYLGGWAI; from the coding sequence ATGTTGGAATCCCCCGCCCAGCAGCTTGGCGATATCGCGCCCGTCGACCGGGAACACGACGTTCAGACGGTCAGCGGCGGCGCGCTCGATCACTACTTCGGCATATCGCGATCCGGCAGCACGCCTAAACGCGAAGTCGTGGCCGGCGTCACGACCTTCCTCGCGATGGTCTATTCCGTCTTCGTCGTGCCGGGCATGCTCGGCAAGGCGGGCTTCGACACCAGTGCGGTGTTCGTCGCCGTGTGCCTCACGACCGCGTTCGGCTCGCTTTTGATGGGCGTGTGGGCGCGTTTGCCCATTGCCATCGGCTGCGCCATTTCGCTGACCGCGTTCACCGCGTTCGGTCTCGTGCTCGGCAAGGGGTTGTCGCCCGCCATCGCGCTCGGCGCGGTGTTCCTGATGGGCGTCGTGTTCACGGCCATTTCCGTGACCGGCGTGCGTTCCTGGATTTTGCGCAATCTGCCGACGGGCGTCGCGCACGGCACGGGCATCGGCATCGGGCTCTTTCTGCTCCTGATCGCATCGAACGATGTGGGCCTTATCGTGAAAAATCCCGCGCCCGGCATGCCGGTCTCGCTCGGTCACATCACGGCGCTGCCCGTGTTGATGTCCGTGGCCGGACTCGCGGCGATCTTCGGTCTGGAGCGCCGGCGCGTGCCGGGCGGCATCCTGCTGGTGGTGATCGGGCTCTCCGCGATCGGCCTCGTCATCGACCCGTCCGTGCGCTTTCATGGCGTGTTCGCGTTGCCGTCGCTCTCGGCGCCGGGCCATGCGTCGCTGATCGGCGCAATGGATATCAAAGGCGCGCTCTCGATGGCCGTCCTGCCGAGCGTGCTGGCGCTCGTGATGACCGCCGTTTTCGACGCCACCGGCACGATCCGCGCGGTCGCGGGCCAGGCGGGGCAAATCGACGCGAACGGGCGCATCGTGAACGGCGGCCGCGCGCTGACGGCGGATTCCATCAGTTCCATTTTCTCCGCGTGCTTCGGCGGTGCGCCGGCGGCGGCGTATATCGAATCGTCGGTGGGCGTGGCCGCGGGCGCGAAGACGGGGCTGGCGGCGAGCGTCGTCGGCGTGCTTTTTCTGGCGGTGATGTTCCTGTCGCCGCTCGCGAGCCTCGTGCCCTCTTACGCGACCGCGCCCGCGCTGATGTACGTCGGTCTGCTGATGCTCGGCAATGTCGCGAAACTGCACATGGACGACACCGTAGACACGATGTCCGGCCTCGTCTGCGCGGTGTTCATCGTGCTGACGGCGAATATCGTGACGGGCATCATGCTCGGCTTCTGCACGCTCGTGATCGGGCGCGTGGTGGCGGGCGAAATCCGCAAGCTGAACGTGGGGACGGTGGCGATTGCGATTGCGCTCGCGGTGTTCTATCTGGGCGGCTGGGCGATCTGA
- a CDS encoding M14 family metallopeptidase, with product MQIHDHPLVGAALGTRRAIRSYSFGPADETAPKVYIQASLHADELPGMVVAWMLKRRFAELEAAGRLNARIVLVPVANPAGLNQHWFGAHMGRFDMQSGHDFNRRFPDPGPELAQRLDGRLTNDGTHNAALIRAALRRHFAASEGATELESQRIALMRLACDAHLVIDLHCDWEAVAHLYTTPAAWPAVEPLARYLGSEAQLLADVSGGEPFDEACTSAWRFLRDAFGTRFPIPMGVTPVTLELRGVRDVSHETAAHDAQAIIDYLTHAGFVAGDAPEPPPLRHAATPLAGCEYIHAPVSGVILHRRRLGERVGTGETIADILDPLQDRLVPLIAQTEGVLYARHWTRFATTGMLVARIAGDGPLRHGDLLVQ from the coding sequence ATGCAGATTCACGATCACCCGCTCGTCGGCGCCGCGCTCGGCACCCGGCGCGCGATTAGAAGTTATTCGTTCGGTCCCGCCGACGAGACCGCGCCGAAGGTCTATATCCAGGCTTCGCTGCATGCCGACGAGTTGCCCGGCATGGTCGTCGCGTGGATGCTGAAGCGGCGCTTCGCCGAACTGGAGGCGGCGGGCAGGCTCAATGCGCGCATTGTCCTCGTGCCCGTGGCGAACCCCGCCGGACTGAATCAGCACTGGTTCGGCGCGCACATGGGCCGCTTCGACATGCAGTCCGGACACGACTTCAACCGGCGCTTTCCTGATCCCGGCCCCGAACTGGCGCAGCGACTCGACGGCCGCCTGACGAACGACGGCACGCACAACGCCGCTTTGATCCGCGCCGCGCTGCGCCGCCATTTCGCCGCGAGCGAAGGCGCAACCGAGCTCGAATCACAACGCATCGCGCTGATGCGCCTTGCGTGCGACGCGCATCTCGTGATCGACCTGCATTGCGACTGGGAAGCCGTCGCGCATCTCTATACGACGCCGGCTGCGTGGCCCGCCGTGGAGCCGCTCGCGCGCTATCTCGGCAGCGAGGCGCAGTTGCTGGCCGACGTGTCGGGCGGCGAGCCGTTCGACGAAGCCTGCACATCGGCGTGGCGTTTCCTTCGCGATGCGTTCGGCACGCGTTTCCCGATTCCGATGGGCGTCACGCCGGTGACGCTCGAACTGCGCGGCGTGCGCGATGTGTCGCACGAGACGGCAGCGCACGATGCGCAGGCGATCATCGACTATCTGACGCACGCGGGATTTGTCGCTGGCGATGCGCCCGAGCCGCCGCCGCTTCGTCACGCCGCGACGCCGCTCGCTGGATGCGAGTACATCCATGCGCCGGTGTCGGGCGTGATTCTGCATCGGCGCCGATTGGGCGAGCGGGTGGGCACAGGGGAGACGATCGCCGACATCCTCGATCCGCTCCAGGACCGGCTCGTTCCGCTTATCGCGCAGACCGAGGGCGTGCTGTACGCGCGCCACTGGACGCGTTTCGCAACAACGGGGATGCTCGTCGCGCGGATTGCAGGCGACGGACCACTGCGTCACGGCGATCTGCTGGTGCAGTGA
- a CDS encoding ABC transporter substrate-binding protein, giving the protein MSQKKLVSKSASFALRAMLAALTAASFSAHAKDITQIRFAVDPSYPPFESKQPDGKLVGFDIDLGNALCAQMKVKCVWVENNFDGMIPGLKARKFDAVLSDMGITEERLKQIDFTQPLYDTHAQLVARAGSGILPTAQALKGKRVGVEQGTVQERYAKAKWEPQGVTVVAYGDQEQVEGDLVAGRIDAMFTDAAQAAIGFLKKPQGKPFALVGPIVEDKAIIGPGTAIGLRKGDADLQKGLNQAFDAIKKDGTFKRIMAKYFATDVSIQ; this is encoded by the coding sequence ATGTCGCAGAAGAAGTTGGTCAGCAAGTCCGCATCGTTCGCTCTGCGCGCGATGCTCGCCGCACTCACCGCCGCCTCGTTCTCCGCGCACGCGAAGGACATTACGCAAATTCGCTTCGCCGTGGATCCGTCGTATCCGCCGTTCGAGTCGAAGCAGCCTGACGGCAAGCTCGTCGGCTTCGATATCGATCTCGGCAACGCCCTGTGTGCGCAGATGAAGGTCAAGTGTGTCTGGGTCGAGAACAATTTCGACGGCATGATTCCCGGCCTGAAAGCGCGCAAGTTCGACGCCGTGCTCTCCGACATGGGCATCACCGAAGAACGCCTGAAGCAGATCGACTTCACGCAGCCGCTCTACGACACCCACGCGCAACTCGTCGCGCGCGCGGGCTCGGGCATTCTGCCGACGGCGCAGGCGCTCAAGGGCAAGCGCGTGGGCGTGGAGCAGGGAACCGTGCAGGAACGCTACGCGAAGGCGAAGTGGGAACCGCAAGGCGTGACGGTCGTCGCTTACGGCGATCAGGAACAGGTCGAAGGCGACCTCGTCGCGGGCCGCATCGACGCCATGTTCACGGACGCGGCACAGGCCGCCATCGGCTTTCTGAAGAAGCCGCAAGGCAAGCCGTTTGCGCTCGTCGGTCCGATTGTCGAGGACAAGGCGATCATCGGTCCGGGCACGGCCATCGGCCTGCGCAAGGGCGACGCCGATCTGCAGAAGGGCCTGAATCAGGCATTCGACGCCATCAAGAAGGACGGCACTTTCAAGCGCATCATGGCCAAGTACTTCGCGACGGACGTGTCGATTCAATAA
- a CDS encoding ionic transporter y4hA has product MKLKLDWTAIAPILALIVLGAAALIHGALLTALAAVALAFAVFAAVHHAEVVAHRVGEPFGTLVLAVAVTVIEVALIVSVMLSGGPEKAALPRDTVFAAIMICGNGIVGLCLLLGGLRHHVQDFQLQGASAALAILCALSVLTLVLPNFTSTVAGPALSTSQLVFVGVVSLVLYIVFVFVQTIRHRDYFLPFAPKATSPDAADDGPHAPPPTNAQAWAALALLMLSLVAVVGLAKLLSPAVEAGVAAAGAPEAVVGVVIAALVLLPEGFAALRAARLDRLQTSLNLALGSALASIGLTIPAVAVVSIAIGQPIALGLAPKEITMLALTLLVSVITLGTGRSTVLQGVVHLVIFAAFLFLSVVP; this is encoded by the coding sequence ATGAAACTCAAGCTCGACTGGACTGCCATTGCGCCGATTCTCGCGCTTATCGTGCTCGGCGCGGCGGCGCTCATCCACGGCGCCTTGTTGACGGCGCTGGCGGCGGTCGCGCTGGCGTTTGCCGTGTTCGCTGCAGTGCATCACGCCGAGGTCGTCGCGCATCGGGTCGGGGAGCCGTTCGGCACGCTGGTGCTCGCGGTCGCGGTGACGGTCATCGAAGTGGCGCTGATCGTCTCCGTGATGCTTTCGGGCGGACCTGAGAAAGCGGCGCTGCCGCGCGATACCGTGTTCGCCGCGATCATGATCTGCGGCAACGGCATCGTCGGGTTGTGCCTGCTGCTGGGCGGCTTGCGGCATCACGTGCAAGACTTTCAACTGCAGGGCGCGAGCGCGGCGCTCGCCATTCTGTGCGCACTCTCCGTGCTGACGCTGGTGCTGCCCAACTTCACGAGCACGGTCGCAGGCCCGGCGCTCTCGACGTCGCAACTCGTCTTCGTCGGCGTAGTGTCGCTTGTGCTGTACATCGTGTTCGTCTTCGTGCAGACCATCCGCCATCGCGATTACTTCTTGCCGTTCGCGCCGAAGGCGACGTCGCCCGATGCCGCCGACGACGGCCCGCACGCCCCGCCACCGACGAACGCCCAAGCGTGGGCCGCGCTCGCGTTGCTAATGCTGTCGCTCGTCGCGGTGGTCGGGCTCGCCAAGCTGCTATCGCCGGCGGTCGAAGCGGGCGTGGCGGCGGCGGGTGCGCCCGAAGCGGTTGTCGGCGTCGTGATTGCCGCGCTCGTGCTGCTGCCCGAAGGCTTCGCTGCGCTGCGCGCCGCGCGGCTCGACCGCTTGCAGACGAGCCTGAATCTCGCGCTCGGCTCGGCGCTCGCGAGCATCGGGCTGACGATCCCGGCGGTGGCCGTGGTGTCGATCGCGATCGGCCAGCCCATCGCACTCGGCCTCGCGCCGAAGGAAATCACGATGCTTGCGCTCACGCTACTCGTCTCCGTGATCACGCTCGGCACAGGCCGGTCGACGGTGCTGCAAGGCGTCGTGCATCTCGTCATTTTCGCGGCGTTTCTGTTCCTTTCTGTCGTGCCGTGA
- a CDS encoding OsmC family protein, whose protein sequence is MQKTASAKWSGGIKDGKGFISTQTGVLNEAPYGFKSRFEEGPGTNPEELIGAAHAGCFTMALSLQLEQAGMKAESLETKSTVTLEKDGEGFTITSCQLDLKAKIPGADKAAFDKAAQAAKEGCPVSKLFAGNAKITLNAELES, encoded by the coding sequence GTGCAAAAGACTGCATCGGCTAAATGGAGCGGCGGCATCAAGGACGGCAAGGGTTTCATCTCGACGCAAACCGGCGTGCTGAACGAAGCGCCGTATGGATTCAAGTCGCGCTTCGAAGAAGGTCCGGGCACGAACCCCGAAGAGCTGATCGGCGCGGCGCACGCCGGCTGCTTCACGATGGCGCTCTCGCTGCAACTCGAACAGGCGGGCATGAAGGCGGAAAGCCTCGAAACGAAATCGACGGTGACGCTCGAGAAGGATGGCGAAGGCTTCACCATCACGTCGTGCCAGCTCGATTTGAAGGCGAAGATCCCCGGCGCAGACAAGGCCGCGTTCGACAAAGCCGCGCAGGCGGCGAAGGAAGGCTGTCCGGTATCGAAGCTCTTTGCCGGCAACGCCAAGATCACGCTGAACGCCGAACTCGAGTCGTGA
- a CDS encoding FAD-binding oxidoreductase yields the protein MGPPTERIAEDRVLPERVDVVVVGGGVIGISTARFLAEKGLSVAVCEKGHVAGEQSSRNWGWCRATHRDLRELELSLESLKLWRRMDAELGIDSGYRECGILYAADDAHALADHEAWLARAIAKVGREALDSRIVSPEETAALMPGAVRRFAGGIYTPSDGRAEPQRAVPAMAAALRERGVKIAMPCAVRGVETSGGAVSGVVTEYGRIRCDSVVIAGGAWTRLFAGNLGVDVPQLMVRSSVVRTAPLPDGPEVSACNQSVGYRKRLDGGYSIANAFRSYSDITPDSFRLFGKFLPALKSQLGSIKLSFNARFFEELRRPRRWPLDRPTVFEQVRTLDPAPVEAFNQTALAEFRAIFPSLAQLTVEQAWAGYIDVTPDAVPIISGVERVPGLFIGTGFSGHGFGIGPGAGKLMADIVANDAPLVDPHAFRLSRFFDGSKIEIDGGF from the coding sequence ATGGGACCGCCGACCGAACGCATCGCCGAAGACCGAGTGCTGCCAGAACGCGTGGATGTCGTTGTCGTGGGCGGCGGCGTGATCGGCATCAGCACGGCGCGCTTCCTTGCCGAGAAAGGTCTTTCGGTCGCCGTGTGCGAGAAGGGACACGTAGCGGGCGAGCAGTCGAGCCGCAACTGGGGCTGGTGCCGCGCGACGCACCGCGACTTGCGCGAACTGGAACTCAGCCTCGAAAGCCTGAAGCTGTGGCGTCGCATGGACGCGGAACTGGGCATCGACAGCGGCTATCGCGAATGCGGCATCTTGTATGCCGCCGACGACGCCCACGCCCTCGCCGATCATGAAGCGTGGCTCGCGCGCGCTATCGCCAAAGTCGGCCGCGAGGCGCTGGATTCGCGCATCGTGTCCCCCGAGGAAACCGCCGCGCTGATGCCGGGCGCCGTGCGGCGCTTCGCGGGCGGCATCTACACGCCGAGCGACGGCCGCGCCGAACCGCAGCGCGCCGTGCCTGCAATGGCCGCCGCGTTGCGCGAACGCGGCGTCAAGATCGCGATGCCGTGTGCGGTGCGCGGCGTCGAAACGAGCGGCGGCGCGGTGAGCGGCGTCGTCACGGAATACGGCCGGATTCGCTGCGACAGCGTGGTAATCGCGGGCGGCGCGTGGACGAGGCTTTTCGCGGGGAACCTCGGCGTAGACGTGCCCCAATTGATGGTGCGTTCCTCGGTCGTGCGCACGGCGCCGCTGCCGGACGGCCCCGAAGTGAGCGCTTGCAACCAGTCGGTCGGCTATCGCAAGCGGCTGGACGGCGGCTATTCGATTGCCAACGCGTTTCGCAGCTATAGCGACATTACGCCCGACAGCTTTCGTCTCTTCGGCAAGTTCCTGCCTGCGCTCAAAAGTCAGCTCGGGTCTATCAAGCTCAGTTTCAACGCGCGCTTCTTCGAAGAATTGCGCCGCCCGCGCCGCTGGCCGCTCGACCGGCCAACGGTCTTCGAACAGGTGCGCACGCTCGATCCAGCGCCGGTCGAAGCGTTCAACCAAACGGCGCTGGCTGAATTCCGCGCGATATTCCCGTCGCTCGCGCAGCTGACGGTGGAACAGGCGTGGGCCGGTTATATCGACGTGACGCCGGATGCGGTGCCCATCATCTCGGGCGTCGAGCGCGTGCCGGGACTCTTCATCGGCACGGGATTCTCCGGACACGGCTTCGGCATCGGTCCGGGCGCGGGCAAGTTGATGGCCGATATCGTGGCCAATGACGCGCCGCTCGTCGATCCGCACGCGTTCCGACTGTCGCGCTTCTTCGACGGCAGCAAAATCGAGATCGACGGCGGCTTCTGA
- a CDS encoding DsbA family oxidoreductase has product MASTPLLFIDVWSDFVCPFCYLETPVLDQLRNAYGDAVEIRWHAFELRPEPAPLLDPNSDHIAESWEKSVRPLADERALLMRQPSVAPRSRKAFETALFARESGRYDVVHRAIFKAYFEEGIDIGDTDALLDIAATCGVDPELLEESLDDGTYTDLVIEDEEFAKKIGVTGVPFAVLSREPAPGQEPPPPIALRGAAPVQHFEAAIERLFPDGFPGS; this is encoded by the coding sequence ATGGCATCCACGCCCCTTTTGTTCATCGACGTCTGGTCGGACTTCGTCTGCCCGTTCTGCTATCTGGAAACGCCGGTGCTCGACCAGTTGCGCAATGCTTACGGCGACGCGGTCGAGATTCGCTGGCACGCGTTCGAATTGCGTCCGGAACCCGCGCCGCTGCTCGATCCGAACAGCGATCACATCGCGGAATCGTGGGAAAAGTCGGTGCGCCCGCTCGCCGACGAGCGCGCGCTGCTCATGCGCCAGCCGTCCGTCGCGCCGCGCAGCCGCAAGGCGTTCGAGACGGCGCTTTTCGCGCGTGAGTCGGGCCGCTACGACGTCGTGCATCGCGCGATTTTCAAGGCGTACTTCGAAGAAGGCATCGATATCGGCGATACCGACGCGCTGCTGGACATCGCCGCGACCTGCGGTGTCGATCCCGAACTGCTCGAGGAATCGCTCGACGACGGGACCTACACGGACCTTGTCATCGAAGACGAAGAATTCGCGAAAAAGATCGGCGTGACCGGCGTTCCGTTCGCCGTGTTGTCGCGCGAACCCGCGCCAGGGCAGGAGCCGCCCCCGCCTATCGCGCTGCGGGGCGCCGCGCCAGTGCAGCACTTCGAAGCCGCTATCGAACGGCTCTTTCCCGACGGCTTTCCCGGCAGTTGA
- a CDS encoding neutral zinc metallopeptidase yields MRLDDEAESQNVEDRRGSGGFSIGGGSIGIGTIIVALAASYFFGINPMTIINGAQVLHGNAPQRQAAPSDAPPANDAGAVFVRRVLGNTERTWEHIFRTQFNQDYPAPKLVLFSGGTQTACGMGQAAMGPFYCPADQKVYIDLSFYRELRDRFGAGGDFAQAYVIAHEVGHHVQNVMGISDKVDRARARMSREQANALSVRVELQADCFAGVWAAVAQRDNAKLIEPGDFEQGLNAAGAIGDDRLQQETQGRVVPEAFTHGTSAQRQRWLRRGMSTGDVRQCDTFSAQGL; encoded by the coding sequence ATGCGCCTCGATGATGAAGCGGAGAGTCAGAACGTCGAAGACCGGCGCGGGTCCGGCGGATTCAGCATTGGCGGCGGCTCGATCGGGATCGGGACGATCATCGTCGCGCTGGCGGCGTCCTATTTTTTCGGCATCAATCCGATGACGATCATCAACGGCGCGCAGGTCCTGCACGGCAACGCGCCGCAACGCCAGGCCGCGCCCAGCGATGCCCCGCCCGCCAACGATGCGGGCGCGGTCTTCGTGCGTCGTGTCCTCGGCAATACGGAGCGCACGTGGGAGCACATCTTCCGCACGCAGTTCAATCAGGACTATCCGGCGCCCAAGCTCGTGCTGTTTTCGGGTGGCACTCAGACGGCGTGCGGCATGGGTCAAGCGGCGATGGGACCGTTCTACTGTCCGGCTGACCAGAAGGTGTATATCGATTTGTCGTTTTACCGCGAACTGCGCGACCGTTTCGGCGCGGGCGGCGACTTTGCACAGGCGTATGTGATCGCGCACGAGGTGGGGCATCACGTGCAAAACGTAATGGGCATTTCTGACAAGGTGGACCGTGCGCGTGCGCGGATGTCGCGTGAGCAGGCCAATGCGTTGTCTGTGCGCGTGGAGCTACAGGCCGATTGCTTCGCCGGCGTCTGGGCGGCCGTCGCTCAACGCGACAATGCAAAGCTGATCGAACCGGGAGACTTCGAGCAGGGTTTGAATGCGGCCGGGGCCATTGGTGACGATCGATTGCAGCAGGAAACGCAAGGGCGCGTGGTGCCGGAAGCCTTCACGCACGGGACGAGTGCGCAACGGCAGCGGTGGCTGCGGCGGGGGATGTCCACGGGGGATGTGCGGCAGTGTGATACGTTCTCCGCGCAGGGGTTATAA